In Oryza sativa Japonica Group chromosome 1, ASM3414082v1, the genomic stretch gaggagacggcggctgCCGTGGTGGTACTCGGTTCAGATCGACACGAAACGGCGAATAGGCAGAAGAACCAGGCTACTCCTGAGAGAAAACTGCGGCCTCTACTCGATATGCCAGGGTAGGTACTTAAAATTCACACGCCTGGGCTCCCATCGCTCTCTCGTCATTCGAGCGAAGGAACTGCAATCCTCCTACTACCACCGCGTCCTCGAGGCTGGGATGGAGAGCTGGGAGGAGTACACCGTGCAGGACAGGGAGGAGGTCCGGGCGCTGATAGACGAGATCGTCGAGCTCTACCGGAGATCGATTCCCAGGCCGCCGCACGACGTGGTTCGCGAACGTCGACGACGTGGGCATCGTCGGATCGTCGTTGTCGACGACGACGTTCGCCGCCGCAGTTgcatgccgtcgtcgtcgtcctgcgTGTTTGTGGGGGGCGCTGTGTTTCTCATTGTTCTTATGGGGTGGATCTTTGGGCATgtgtttcttcttgtttttttctcGTGGATCTTAAGCTTTGTTTGTTTCAACTCAAGGTTTCACTAGGTTATTGTAATCTAATATaaaccagattactataagctggattataataagttaTGAGTTTTTtctctagattattgggtttgaaaAGCTAATGTCTATAATACCCTAAGCTATTGCGGAGTGGGAGGAGGAtgagagacggcggcggcatggcttGGGAAGGAGCCGGAGTGTAGGGTGGGAGCTTAGGGAAGGATTTGCACGCGACTAGGGAGAGAGAAAGCAGATGCACGTGCGGCCGAGGGAGATTCGCGCGCGactggagagagaggaagcggaTGCGCTCAACCTGATAGGTTCGATGGTAGTGGTGGataatttgcataaaatttttaagggtagtgggtctttagccggacaataatatgaaaaaaaaacgttTAGATGAGACTACCAGATTATACTAATCTGgtttataaattataataatctatcataataatccACTTATTTGCTTCATATTATTACTAATAATCCAAATCCTATCTTATTATATAGTTGATGTCCACTAACTActaaagcttaacatgtaactgttccacgtcatcatccactagcaattattatctagagtattttaaatcacatgcaAGTGTACCATATCATCACCCATTAGCAATTATTatttagagtattttaaatatcatgcaaacatgacatatcaattataattttgttgtatttttagaactcaatatgcaagcaatATTAAATCGTTATATATCTCTACACCATTTTTACATTATTGAAACATATACATCTACCATTTCACTCCATAAATCATGGGATTAGCTAAAAAGCTGTCGAgtattttttaggaaaaactttCGAATCTAACTACATTATATAATTTCATTAGAActatactataataataataacttgtatatatgtattaaaacaatatatgcaactttatatcttatatagAGATAACAATTTAGTTATAGTGTAGTTACACTATACTTACAATATAAGTATATAACAATAGTATAACTACAATGTAGTTAGCATGTAACTAGAATGTAACTTAGATGTAACTTGAACAAATCTGCCATAAACATGTGATGATGAGACTAGCTTGTGAAAAAGAGGGTTTAGATCTGATAGCAAAATATCTCAGCACAAATCTTAGCGCGGAATCAACGACCAAAAAATTGACAGTTTTCAGGATTGAAAACTATCGACAGTTAGCTAGCAAAACCGTAaatcatatatacatgcattaATCCACATATCCCGCAACAAAACGCGGGGTATCAActaataattataataattctaagctGAAACAAATAGAGCATCAGTCTTTGTCAACTATTGTTTCGGTGATcctaaaacaaaagttgtatgTGTTCCTTAAACGACGGTGTTCagggtttttttttggcttgaTGCGACCTATCATGGCACAAATTAAAATATGAGGTGGTTTATTTTATATCCGGAGATCATAAAATGTTTGTCACGCTAGGTCATTTaaggggtgtttgggagagaggggctaaatTTGAGATCAGGGACTTTTGGttttgagcaagtttaatagtatagccaactactagctttaattcatttatagtcaatctaatagcttttttttcggggaatctaatagcttattcatacaatagttacatactacactaatAATAcctggccccacctgtcatacacacactgcgtcttggagtccgtgctatagctggctataaatctgtagcccgctgctcttctctctgcTCATTTATctgtttaaaatatatttgcagctggcttatagcatgctattgtacctgctcttacggTCGCTTGGCTGGCATGTTTTGAGGGGGAAAACCGTTACGAGGTTGggccgcgcgcggccggcgtACCGGCGTCTGGAAGCCGCTGTGTGCTTTTACCGTACAACAATCGCCGCGCAGCCACACAAGCACGCTTTTTAGCTAGTACACCGGCCCGTGCGAACGAATCGCTCTGTAAACTCGCATACACGAAAACATGGACACATTTTCCAGGTGCAGACAAGTTAGGCTGAGCCTTTTgggctagaaaaaaaaaaaaggacatccCGGCACAAACCGTGCCTTCTCAGCCGCTCACGACGCGGCCACGCCCAAGCGTTTTCACCCGAGCCGGACCAACCTGGCTCTGGCTGGTATAATACGCGGTTTCAGATCCTGATgaggcagcgacgacggcgacgcaggAGGTGCACACAGGCTCCTCGACTCGTGAGGCGAACTCTCCCTCGGCATCGCTACGTGAAGGTAATTAACACGCGCGCTGGGGCTCCCTCCCACGCGCATCGCCCTCACCGTGCGCGCCGATGAGCTATGGCTACCGCGACGTACGTCCCGTCCTCGTGGACAAAGGCCGGGATCGAGGAGTACACACCGAGCGGGACAGGGGAGTACACACCGAGCGGGACAGGGGAGGAGGTGCAGCATCGTACGTGGAGATCATCGTCTGTGGTCCGACTCGGAGATCGTCCATGGCCAAAGCCACCGCCGGACGCCGTCGTTCGCGAACGTACGTCGTCGACGTGAGCAGCGTCGGGTTGCCGACGTTCGAGGGAGCTCCTCCGTGTGGTCTCGCGTGTTTGGGGGGGGTGGGTGCTCTTAATTCGACTTCAATATAATCGTAGACGGTGGTGTTGCGAGTGAAATTCGAATTTAAGGATTGCACGTTTGCACCCTTCGATTAGCTTGCCTCCATTTTTACAGATTTACAGGGTCATTTTTATCAGGAAAATATCCGGTTCTATAAAGGTCAGTGTATAGATACAGTCAGAGATTGGTCTCATAAACTAAGACATGTCGATCGACAAGGGAGTAAATATACACATTCATTGAATTTGGACTTTTGCCACGGCACAGAAACACTGAACAAAATGTGCCTTTGTTCAATACAATCAAGAAAAGGAATAATAAAAAGGAATGAAAATCCTCTATCCTATTAATCTAGCTATAATAAGGAACTATACAGGTATTTACGGGAACATGTCAGATTGCCTACGTAAGGTTTTTGCTATGCCTCCATCGAAAGTCGAAATAGGCGATTCAAGAAAATACGAGGATAAAGTTGATCCCCAAACCACCACCATCTGCATGCCTTCATGCAAATACTGGGGAAACCAGCGAAACTATGCTGCTATTGCCACTACTGTGCCACTTACTATGGTCAACACCAGCTTATTGCATCTCTAGCAACAAATTGTATTGTCTAACAAAACTTCTACAAGTTCACATGAAGCTCATCCAGATATACTAAGGTCTGTCATGCTTCTGTCAGCAATATATGCCTTTATATCCCTGAAAAGATTTAAAAGGGAAAAAGATAATTAACAAGCCAattggaaaaaataaaattgtgaaAATTATTTCACAACTCCGGAAGGCAGATCAATATTGCGGGTGATGCACACTTTACCTGCATCTGGGAGCTGAACAGTCTGCATTGTCACAAAGCAGTGAGTGCGTGAACAGCAGTTTCCACATGAATACACACATATGGCAACCTCCTCCACCACGGGCACGGGTATGACATCGTACACCATGGAAGAACAGTTTCTTTAACGTCAAACAAAGTTTGGAAGTGCAACTTCGATCAAAACATCTTGATGCATGCACCAAGCCTTCAAGGTAGTCCTGCTTTGAAAGCATCCAATTCATTAGCAAGAGGCACCGTAAATATCACTAGCAGAAAATAATATTTGGGATGAAACCACATAATTACCACATTAGAATCTAAAAGCTCATAGAATATTTTTCATCCTGATTGAAAATTTGGATATGCAGTCACAAAATACTGGGACAAAACATAACATGAAGCAACACATAAGAATAGTGAAGCATACACTTCACACATATGCTCAAGATTAAACCAAAAGGATAAAATTATGGAACAAATAATAATAGTGCAACTCACTTATATTCTACAGTTTATGCCAAATATAATCATGCGAAGAGcaaacaaccaaaaaaaaatcagatcccCAGAGTTGTTCCCAAAAAATCAGAAGATGTTAATTTCGAGTGCATAATAAACATTCATGAAAAACACAAATAGGAGATGAAAAAGATTCAGCTACCAATTTAAGGATACCTGTAGAGTGTACTTCTGCAATACGTGATGGTCTTTTTTCTGCCTCAACTTATGAATATGCAAACTTTCACCGTCTTGTTTATAGCATGAATCACAAAAGTTGCAGCCTAGGCAAACCAAGCACCGCCATGCCAAGCATTGATCCATGGCACGGTGACAAGAAGAACAAGTTGAATCATGTAGATGATAAAGAATCATCATTGTGGAATGTTTTGCCCTCCGGAGAGTATCAAACTGGTATTGATTGTCTTGACAATGCTTCAGGAAATCTATTCTGCTGTCAAAGTACTTGCTTTCCATTGTTGGATCTACATCATCCGTTTCTGGAAGAGGTTCTTCCTCTATCTGTCAGAGGAGATTAGTAATCTGGTTAGTATTTCCATGCAGGCAGATTGTAGCTACCTTAAATAGATGAATTCATATACGTACTCTTTCAAATGCATGCTTTTGTTTTGTTGTAGCTGGGTGCCTGTCCTTCAGAGGGGTATTCAGCTCCTCAGCATAACAACTACGAGGACAAATAAGAATGGCATCATAAATAATGGGTGCCTTAACGACAAAGAGTAATTGAATAACAACAAAAGAGTAGGAATGTAGATTCATTTTGCAATTTGACAGGCAAACGGTCACTGTATAAGCTAGAATGGTTGAACTATGCAAGTGCCATGtgcaattatatatttttaccaACAGCAGACATTTCCCCTAGTGCTGTTCCAGAAAGTTCTTCAGTATGGGAAATGCATTCTATATGGTCACAAAAGTTTACATGACTGAATGCTTACCGTTCACAAAGAAAGAAGTTTTTGCAGCTGGTGCAAACCCAACTACTACCAGATACAATAGGATGGTGGCAATGCTTGCAAAATTGCTGCAGACAAAGCATTAAAAAATCTTCTTTCATGGTTCGCAACCTTTCTCCAAGCTGCCAACAATGAAAATTAAGGGGTCAAGTGCCTAAAATACTGAAGAaggcccggcgaaaaaaaattctgaagaaAGGGAGCACCATGATTTAAACAACCAACCTTATGCACAAGTAAAATATCCTCGAGGTTTCCTTTCCGGTCATCACGTTTGGCAACCCGTAGAAGCCTTCCTAGTTGAGTTTCTTTCTTCTGTGAGGTGTCATCATCTTTCTTTTCAAGGAGCCTCTCTGCTTCCCCAGGCCAGAAATCATTATCACAGTATGGCAACCATGCAGCTGAGATATTGGTCTTGCATTCATTGGTGGGCTGAAGGAAGAAGTCATAGAGTGTATTCCGTTCCACAACTACCCCCTCCTTAACAGCCTTCTTTACCAAATTCTGGTACCTAAATATATTGAAAAGATTATCAAATGAAGGCCCATAAATAATTTTAGGATTGACTGTAAAAGATGATGAAGACCAACCAGCTCCGAAGCTTGTCAGACTTTGGCATCTTCTGTATTGTAGGATGACAATATAAAACATAATCGTCACGCTTTGTAGATGGGCAAGTCCATATGGAACAGCTTACAAACCCTCGTTTCTTGCAGAAATCCAAGTAGCCAATCTGGGGGAAAACAGATTGGAAGATAATCAGACCAACATGAGATCCATAAACTGAAATCAAGATCAAGAACACTAAGTGTTTAATGATTATGCATTCTCATACCAAAATTTCATGATACACAAAGGTACGGAGAGCTTCTCCACTGGCCGACTTGATTTCCGGTCTGAAGTACTTGACAGAATCAATATATGCAAGATAAACGTGCCTTTGATTTGGTGATGGGCAGGCTGAACCATACTCTTGCACATACATGGCGAACAGGCATACATCTACACCTTCATTCTTTTGAAACAAGAGAATGGCCTGCACAAGCACAAAACACGGAAATGGTAACCCACATTATCCACTAAATAATGAAAGCATAATTTAAATGGATGTTATAATAATAGCATTAGTAAAGTATAAGTATCACATAATCACCTTTGATTTGTACGGAAATTCCCCAGGATattgttcttttttaaaaaaatccttgAAACGTGGTTGGACTTGCAGTGTTCTATCAGCTGAAGATACCACTCTAACAGTAAGACCTTCAACTCCTGGTACCTAATAATTGGACCATAAAAGTTCGCCCAATAAGTTTCTCCAGTATATTACAGTGTAATAAAAATCCTAGAGGCAGAAAAATAACATTAAGATCAGCATAGATGATCAGATAAGACTAAGCAAAGCATCCACAAGTTTATGTTCCAAGTTTGACCATGAATTGTAATATGACATCTTGGTCAGCTAAATCAGATGAATATGCAGAACCAACTTTTATCGGAATCCAATAAAATgcaaggaaaaagaagaaaaaagtagTTTCACTAAAAAGGATACTGAAACGCAACAAATATATGGTCATCAACATGTGTTCCAAAGATGAATTCATGTGTAATCAGCTGCAATCCTGAAGCCATAAATACACATTGCTAGATGCACCAAGAGAAGTATTAAGAACATGATTAAGTGAAATGCCATCAGTAcattgtaaaaaataaaaagaaacgtATGACAGTAAAGATGCATTCATGTAATGAATTATCTAAGTCAACTTAGAAGACTATAATATAAGGACTAACATGTTACTTGTAACCTTCAATCCAGCACATAGAGCAAGAAGCACAAAAATGCAATTGGAAAGACGTATGTAACTTTTGGCTGTGGTTCAATAGGTTAACAGTGAGGTAGCCTGTTCAACGGTAGCAGAATGCAACACCAGCATATTCTGTACACGGGACAAGGTATAAAAGAAAAGCATAACACAACTACCTCATCAACACTTTTTCCAGAAGCAATTGCCCTCTGTTGCCGCTCCTGCACAAGCCGCTCAGAAAGCCTTTGCTCAATATGATCACTTAGTCTAGTTCTTGGTAACTCGCGTGCTCCCAGAATAGTAGATGGCTCAAGTGAATCAACATCTTCATTATCCTTTTCCTTCAAGAAACATTTTGCACAAGTATATTCAGCCTCTGGATCCACGATTTT encodes the following:
- the LOC4326755 gene encoding probable histone acetyltransferase HAC-like 3 isoform X4; the protein is MEIGKCIDRHLFEKADSKIKYMDLETLRTRLNAIVNSASFRGSMFHWSASAASSKLNSQQLPVMEVPIYHDRVTPGPNNLPSCAYNVSSTQGYNQYENCMGAANFAHSLADKPKQMPERLANTIFTSCASTLPKCSPSIDVLHIGHIKEHFSGDAYQNDSSQPSTSGSSSSLSAVWDQTTCSSAMRTLPMDSFSTVNGQNLSTNNKSLYPTTGQGPLLQQYIECEMKQETWSRSLEQSDQSNITTGNRDLYHAQIHPYINGEHKRDRCIQMKEKLGHTSDHEGFSREKSSNLSNHFMHHQQGFMTNYGACSPVSKTVDRAEQTSNSTVSKPTSPASDGSSGKHYPAKRLKVDVPHLVHVNEMEASKEQQPAANETYASAETVQSEVTNSPTKSPCCTSLGDNIACTDNVHGMDMVRLSGSAVQTEEEFRRENSDIEMKDAKVDLLDQTLSGDSLRARKRRGASVLYALTSEELKDHLCTLNHDTSQSKVPTEELLSVEGLPDQNTCNLCGMERLLFEPPPRFCALCFKIINSTGSYYVEVENGNDKSSICGRCHHLSSAKAKYQKRFSYAETDAEAEWWVQCDKCKAWQHQICALFNPKIVDPEAEYTCAKCFLKEKDNEDVDSLEPSTILGARELPRTRLSDHIEQRLSERLVQERQQRAIASGKSVDEVPGVEGLTVRVVSSADRTLQVQPRFKDFFKKEQYPGEFPYKSKAILLFQKNEGVDVCLFAMYVQEYGSACPSPNQRHVYLAYIDSVKYFRPEIKSASGEALRTFVYHEILIGYLDFCKKRGFVSCSIWTCPSTKRDDYVLYCHPTIQKMPKSDKLRSWYQNLVKKAVKEGVVVERNTLYDFFLQPTNECKTNISAAWLPYCDNDFWPGEAERLLEKKDDDTSQKKETQLGRLLRVAKRDDRKGNLEDILLVHKLGERLRTMKEDFLMLCLQQFCKHCHHPIVSGSSWVCTSCKNFFLCERCYAEELNTPLKDRHPATTKQKHAFERIEEEPLPETDDVDPTMESKYFDSRIDFLKHCQDNQYQFDTLRRAKHSTMMILYHLHDSTCSSCHRAMDQCLAWRCLVCLGCNFCDSCYKQDGESLHIHKLRQKKDHHVLQKYTLQDYLEGLVHASRCFDRSCTSKLCLTLKKLFFHGVRCHTRARGGGGCHMCVFMWKLLFTHSLLCDNADCSAPRCRDIKAYIADRSMTDLSISG
- the LOC4326755 gene encoding probable histone acetyltransferase HAC-like 3 isoform X3; amino-acid sequence: MEIGKCIDRHLFEKADSKIKYMDLETLRTRLNAIVNSASFRGSMFHWSASAASSKLNSQQLPVMEVPIYHDRVTPGPNNLPSCAYNVSSTQGYNQYENCMGAANFAHSLADKPKQMPERLANTIFTSCASTLPKCSPSIDVLHIGHIKEHFSGDAYQNDSSQPSTSGSSSSLSAVWDQTTCSSAMRTLPMDSFSTVNGQNLSTNNKSLYPTTGQGPLLQQYIECEMKQETWSRSLEQSDQSNITTGNRDLYHAQIHPYINGEHKRDRCIQMKEKLGHTSDHEGFSREKSSNLSNHFMHHQQGFMTNYGACSPVSKTVDRAEQTSNSTVSKPTSPASDGSSGKHYPAKRLKVDVPHLVHVNEMEASKEQQPAANETYASAETVQSEVTNSPTKSPCCTSLGDNIACTDNVHGMDMVRLSGSAVQTEEEFRRENSDIEMKDAKVDLLDQTLSGDSLRARKRRGASVLYALTSEELKDHLCTLNHDTSQSKVPTEELLSVEGLPDQNTCNLCGMERLLFEPPPRFCALCFKIINSTGSYYVEVENGNDKSSICGRCHHLSSAKAKYQKRFSYAETDAEAEWWVQCDKCKAWQHQICALFNPKIVDPEAEYTCAKCFLKEKDNEDVDSLEPSTILGARELPRTRLSDHIEQRLSERLVQERQQRAIASGKSVDEVPGVEGLTVRVVSSADRTLQVQPRFKDFFKKEQYPGEFPYKSKAILLFQKNEGVDVCLFAMYVQEYGSACPSPNQRHVYLAYIDSVKYFRPEIKSASGEALRTFVYHEILIGYLDFCKKRGFVSCSIWTCPSTKRDDYVLYCHPTIQKMPKSDKLRSWYQNLVKKAVKEGVVVERNTLYDFFLQPTNECKTNISAAWLPYCDNDFWPGEAERLLEKKDDDTSQKKETQLGRLLRVAKRDDRKGNLEDILLVHKLGERLRTMKEDFLMLCLQQFCKHCHHPIVSGSSWVCTSCKNFFLCERCYAEELNTPLKDRHPATTKQKHAFERIEEEPLPETDDVDPTMESKYFDSRIDFLKHCQDNQYQFDTLRRAKHSTMMILYHLHDSTCSSCHRAMDQCLAWRCLVCLGCNFCDSCYKQDGESLHIHKLRQKKDHHVLQKYTLQQDYLEGLVHASRCFDRSCTSKLCLTLKKLFFHGVRCHTRARGGGGCHMCVFMWKLLFTHSLLCDNADCSAPRCRDIKAYIADRSMTDLSISG